TTATCCATTCCAAGGATGGTGACAAGGGGCACAAAAGAAAGGACTCATCACAATCCAACCCAGGCACACCAAGTCTGACAATGCACAGAACACGCACTGTAACTCAGCATCGGGGACACATTGCCTCAAGGTCAGTCATTTGAGCTGGTGGAGTGACTGATTTGGGCATCCACATTTGCCATTTCTTTGGTCGGGTCCCCAGCCTGCAGATGCTCCATGTAATGCAGCACTTTCCCTATTCTCTTTAATAAGAACACTCCAGTTTTGCAGAGTGCCGCAGGCATTTGTCTCTGGGCTGCCCCATGGTGTCACAGTTCCTTGTGCTCAGTGCGGGTCCACAGCCATGCAAGGCACACAGTCCTCTGGCTCACTCCAGGCTCGGCCACCACCAGCCGCTGCCTAGAAAGCTGCTGTGAAAGCAAGGATCTTATGAGGCATGGAGCAAATACGTATCCAGTGACTCACTTCCCTGAcgataaaaaagaaaattgtcacttacattttctctcctttggcTTCTAGAGCAGTATCCATCCTGTTCAGTGAAACTGCCTTCAGCATCACCAGACAACTAGGCTCTGGGACAGCTATCACAGTAACTGAATAGCATGTGGTCCAAAATATTTGAGAGACTGTTTACTTTTTCTGCAGATCAGTTTCTTAACTCAACTGTCATGACATTAATTTCTCATGGTAACTGTGGGGGAAACCTGTGACCGCTATCTGTGGAGTATCCTGAGCAACCTATTAtgaataaaagtgaaaatagcTTCCTACCCGCATACAAAACCCAGagattctttttcaaaaatagcGTTTGACCCAAATTGTACCAGAGGCATTTTCACAAAATGTCAGCTGCCAAGGAGACATCAGCTGCAAATCCCAGAGCTAAGCCTATCGTGCCCCAGCCCATTTGGAGAAGAGCTGTGAGTCCTCAGCACAGGCCTGACCCCATGTCCATTGCAGCCATCTCTGTACAGATGCCTCCTGTCCGCAGAAAATGCCCAGCACAACAGAGCTGGAAACCTAAAGCAGCTAAACACCATCACTCACAAGAATAGTTAATCTCATAATCACCAGCTCAGCTGGCTGTAATTGTCAATATATTGTTTTATGAGGTTCCATTGGCAGGAAATGAATGATTTCTATCTCCCAAAGATGAAACAACTCCCCGGGTACGGTACAGGGATTATTTATatagaaaagaataaatcatAATGAAAGTggcaggaaataaataaaagggcAATTCTGCTGGCTGAGTGTCTGGAGTTGAAATTTCTATTTGAGAGAGGTTCCAGGGATTTTCTATATTACTTTAGTTATTTAACCCTAGCCCCAATTTTAATGGATactgatttctgttttgttcagaTATATTAAGTGTCAGGCTATTTGTGCCTTCAGAATGTAACTATATATCTAatttggagggggaaaaaacctcaaataaaTGTGGAAAGTGCTTTAATCTTCTGGTGAAATATACAGTTATGAAAGAAACATCTAGTCATTCTGCACCGTCAAAGTTCCCGTTTTGCTGCACCCCTCTGCAAGGGATATAGGTACAAAGCCAAAAGTAAAGCTAAATATGTGTCAGGAAATAATATTTATCTGCTACTGAGTGTggtattcattttaaaaaaatgaaatgatcAGGTGAAGTGGCATGATGAAACAAGATTcaccataggaaaaaaaataagattcgAAGCTGAAACCTCCAAGAGCATTGAACAGGGAAGCATCTGTGGAAGAGCAAAAATTTTACCATTTGCTTTGCCTCCTTTTACATCTCACAGATAAAAACAACTGCACCATCACTTTCCGTAtaggctttttattttgatacaGTGTCTTTTTTAGCAGATGCagtgaaaatagaaaacaatgTGACTGGGCACAAGTTTGGCACGCAGCCTTCCCTTAACCAACAGAActggcatttgtttttcttctgactttCTCACATGCAAATAGATTTATTCAATATTTTTACAGGAAACCATGAGTATATTTAAGTCCTCTTTTCCCATAATTCTCTTGCCTACCAAGCTCATTCCACAATCTTTTTAGTGTTGCACTAACACATCAATTCCATGTTACCTCAGAGCAATTAGACAAgagtttattctgtgattttgagtcaCAACACCCATTCTGTCAACACAGTGACAGTAGTTGGAGACCAGATGTCAAAACAGCTCCAAGGTTTGTCTCATGAAGGGAGCAGCCTTCAGAAAGCCTTCAATCAACTTGTATGACCTGATAGACCTGTGGATGGGTGATGTATATCCACCGGGCACGTAGATCAACTCTGGAAGTTTTGCAGGCTTCTTCCCCTGTGCACTTACTCTTGCACTGTCTCCAAGAGCCCACATGGATTTCACCAGAGGAAAGCAGGCTGAACTAAGAATTCCATCAGCAAAAGTGGTGCTCCATACATCAAAAATCATTTTAGTTGATTTTACTATTTAAAGTGTTGAAACAAGGTTTTACCTCTAGGTAAAAACACTGTCAACAGCAAGGCAGAAACAAAAGCCAGGAACCCTAAAAACAGCTTCCTGCCCTGTTAGAGCAATTGAAGACTTTGGGTTTCCTTTTGGCATGCTTCTATGCAAACGTTGAAACTCATCTCCAGAAATACACACTCGTAACCTAACACACTTTCTTGAGGAGCAACCATATGGTCTGGATGTGAAAAAGCAGTCTGCACGGTGCATACTGCATAACTGTTCAGAGATAGATGTGGTGGTTTGATGACTTGTACAGGCTGCCTGCTCTCCTCTGTCTTTATaattaaagcattattttaaactACATAGCATGAATTCATCCTCTTGTGTCCTCAGTTCCTCCTTATAGCTTTTCCCTCTTctaaatttaatatattttcccattctttttccctttacaGCCAAGAACTGAAGCAATTCATTTCTCAGCAATCCCTTCTTGCTGCTTTCCTAATACCCATGTGCATTAAAACCTCATCCATCATTGTTTTCAGAGTCAGCTTTTTAATCAGATCTGTATGTATATTGGTTTGAGCATGTGGCAGTTTAATTACCCTCTTGAATATGTGAAACACATCTTTGTCATATCTACTTATATCTGAAGAGAGCCATCCTATAACACTAATTAAAGAAGGATGATGACAATTTTTCCATACTCAAATTATGTCCCATCTGTCTAGTCATCCTCCTGTTCACTCTCTGGATTAATTAAGGGTGGGGAAAGGTTGTTTCCCTGGAGTTTTGCCTAATGCAGGATGAAAAGTCTGTTTTAACGAAGAAACATaccaaattccttttttcttatcCCAGAATAAAACACATTGCAAGGCAGAACagtcttttgttttgctgcactCTGATCATATATTGAATGGCACCATGAGTCCTGTTCATGCAAGTTTGCTGATTCTAGCAGTTGGTCTGAAGGGACGTGCAGCAAGGTCAGCAAGTCACAGCTAGATACTGTCCTCTGATACCTGGAACCAGAGTAGAAACCAATTTTGTGTTGGTATGATTAAGTAGAGGGCACCACAGTACCAAAGGGGCACAGTGTGAAGgcacagcagcttttcagcatTGTCTTTTATCTGCATGAGAGTATTTTGCCCATAGGCATTTTCTTTAGATATTTGAGACATTGGGGTAAATTACAGAATCTTCTGGTCTTTCATAGTCAGAAAAGTTTCAAAGAATTTATTCTTATTAGAGAGACTGGGTTTGCTTCTTTCTAAACCTACCTGCACAGATCCTGTTGTACATTCAGTCAGACCTCCCAGATGCCTAAGCCATTAATCTTCATGTAAACAGCAACTGAAAAAGCTTTTAATGCAGGAAAGGATGGAAAGCCCTGAGGAGTCAGGACTGTGTATCACCAGGAAGGAAGGGATGCTACTTGTACTAGATGCTGTCATACTTCCACACAACTCTCAGAGGACATGTGCCAGCTGCTATCACATgccaaaaagtgaaaaatgaggCAGTAGAATTGGTGTCAGCGAGGCCTGGGCTTCCCTGGACATCATTACAAGGGTGGGCTGAGAGAGAGAATCATTTTGATCCACTCctactttaaaagcttttccactgctttttcttgctgctggtggtggtgggttCAGGTTTTGGGGgctttggtttttgctttgtttgttttggtttttgattGTGTTTTTCTTATTCCCTTAGCTGAGACTGATGACAGTGTCCTTCACTCTTAAGAATGAGCTGCCACCAGAGATTTTATTAGCTCAGAGAGTGACGGTGCTTTTATTATCCTGATTCTCCAGTTTATACAAGGCAAATATGCtctatgaaattaatttatagaAATTACTACATGGTATTAATTTAGGGTCATCAATTGCGTAGTCTATTCTGATCCTTTAGTTAGGCCAGGAGATAATAATGGCTATAAATTTGCATAAAACAGAGCAGCTAAATATTAAAACtgctaaaataaatttctttaataGCAATCATATTTCATTGTCATTGCTCATATACTCTATATAAACCTAGTTTTAATTCCAATATTTCTTCATGCCTTCtgtacatttttccttctttttccccctctggcCTAATGCAAAGCTAAACAAGGTTCTTACAAACGCTTCACTTTGCAGATTATCTGTCACATGCTGATCCATTTTCCAAACTAcgtgattaaaaaaaatacagttcacCATACATAACAGattatttacatgtattttttcttatggAGTGTTGCAGCTCATCATTttataactttaaaataaaattttcctggGATGATGATAAATTCAAACCATGCTAGACAGGCAGCCTGTGGCTAGGTATTTCAGCATTTGCTATGACACAAGGTTAAAGAAAGTTTTTTACAATCTCAAAATTTCATTGTGGTGAGTTTTTTAACCTCAAGTTATTACAGCACTGGAAGATTAATTACTTAgacacagagataaaaaaaaaaacttctgttttccttttttttttactttgcataGTTGTTGCTATTGTATCTACACTACTGCATTACTCATTTCTGTCACCATTTTCTCCTCAATTAGACCCCAACAGTCAATGGCTTTTCTCCCtattaaatttgttttatctttttgtgGTCTTGCAACCTTTAACCCTTACATTGTTTTCCATCTAGACCAAACTGccctggaaagaaaatgaactcttcTTTAAGTGAAATTACAGAGGTTGTCTCACACAGCCATTCCAGCGTACTCCTGCATGAAAATCCTATGCAGAGCAGGTGAGaaccacacaaaacaaaaccaaaatatcagGTTTTTTTAGTTCTGTCAGCCAAGAAACATTCtccaagtatttaaaataacactTCCAGACATCCTAAAATCTGCTACCTTTTCTACATGCATATGGTTTTGAGCCACTTGCACAGTAACTCTTGCCTCAGATTTGGAATGCTGTTTTCTCCCATGCAACTCTGCAAGTAATCAGCATAAATTTGCACACTTAGATTCATTTTAGAATTCTATAGGCTCCTAGGGATTTTGCACCTGGCTCATGCAGTAAGCACACATTCTTTAAGACATTAAAAAGTTCTGGCCACAAGAATATTTGAATTTAAACAATACATTGGTATTTGAGTCCTTAGACAAATATTCTTTCACTAAGTACTGTgaaaaaagaagacaatttAATAATGGATCCtatttctagtatttttttATACCTCCAACCCAGCTCTACAATATGAATGGTAGAGTAGCAAAAGGGGACACTAAGAGatatgatgaaaaaaaaattttgcctTAGTCAAGTATAATCATGAGAAAATGGGCTAACAGTAGTATGAAAAAATGTGACCCTGCTATCCACACACAGAGGTTGAAACTGCATTCTCCCACTCCAAAAAAGTCTCAATAAAATCTTCAAATGTGATTGTTTCATCCCATCTGCAAAATAGAAAATCTAGTCTTGTAGAAAGatatgaaagtattttatttttgtaatatgtTGTTAAGTTTCCTGTAAGATTGCAATTTAGTATTCAATTTCTCCTCTTGCCTCCCCACTGCTAAGCTGGTTAATTGGTCAcccttttccccctgttttGGACATCTTAGGAATTACCTTTACAAGCAGTGTTTACAAGATTTTACTTATAAGAACAATGTCATAGTAAAACCTGAGCCTTTGCTTTGAAAGCAATAGCAGCATAGTCAAtaccaaaaaataaatacaaagaggAGTGGCTTCACTTGCAAACTCTTTTTTAACTAGTCCATCATTATAAGCATTTCCATGAATTTAATAACAGTACTAATATTCTGAACCTAATGTAATAAATGAAGGGTGATCATATTACCCAGTTTTAAAAATTGCCTTACATAATGTAATCATTTACTTGCTCTAATTGAATTCCACTTTACatcatttaataaatgaatgcTGATCATTTGACATAATTGAATAAGTAGTTCAGCTCATTCTCTGTACTTCTTAGgtcaaaaattatttgtgtcATCTTCCAGGATGGTATTGTGATATTTTAGAGTTAGGCTCCATTTCTTCTCTCAGCTTCTTTATTACTCTGTGTAATTCCACCTTACAAGTAGGAAGGAGCCTACCCTAGCCCAGCAGGCcaaatttttcaagaaaatacatAGTGTAACTCTACAACAGACTACAAAAGCCATAATTTCAATTAAAGAGGAATTTTAACTGATTTAACAATATCCAAGTGAGGTAGGCAGGGACTGAGTCTTCAAACACCTTCTAGCAATGCCCagattttctcctttgtgtttgtgagacagaatttaattttaagctgAAAATACAAGAGATTTGATGAAGAAAATCTCATAATTCAGAAGCTGAATTATGTGCAACTCAGATTTAAATCAAGCCATCATTcacagtaaaggaaaaaatgggaaaaaatacagaattattgggaaaaaaagacagaaagaaggaaagacaaagtTGAGAAAAAGCTGCAACAATGCATTTTACATTTCAGCAATAATTCTACCTTTCTGACTCTTGCCTTCTACAAAAGATATCACAGTATAATCACCAGTTCACACACGGAATATAtgggtacacacacacacacacatatatataaactCTATAAAAGAGTAACCACAGAATGCATTTCCAGCTTTGCACTGGACATCAGTTTTTCCCCCTTCAAATCCAAAGCAAcacaattttcagaaatgttaactgtaagtctgctgctgctttcctaaaaagctgttaatttttttagattATGAAAAACAGCTGGTAATCCTTTCAGAATTAAGAACACAAAATGCATAGAATGCAATAGCACCCAAGGATTTATGTATCttataatacagaaataaagtgCACTTGCTTAAAACAGTGATGgcttaggttttaacttttatatttttcaaatcctgtactgcacagtgtgtaactctgaagtttcatGTAGCCTGTTaactgctgttctctcatgctggttagacataacaaacctctccaagcctgctctccaaggacacctgGACTGTCCTAGGCCTAAGATATGTAAACTAACATCTTAGGAAGGGGGAGTAAACTTGGGGTAGTCACATCATTAACTGGGGTTGTAACTGGAGAACTGatcctgatatgcaaatggaccgAATTTATAAAAGTGGGAAGAACTCATGacttggggtccatcttgggtgtagccccTTGACTCCTCCGAGGGGTGTAccttgaaggcccttcaaatatatacataccttttttcccttattcttgtGTAGTCTCCGTGTTTTTGGTGGCCATCTCAGGCATCAATAGcaccatttttatttcaagagaaGTTATTCCTGTCCAGAAGTAATTATTCAGAATCCAACTGCCAAACACCTAAGGGGTAATAAATCTATTGTTTTGTCTTCTACTCTACTACCAGCCATTTGTAGCTGTAGTATGTCTGTCTCATGCATCCTCACACTTATTACCAGGTTTAAGATCTGCTCTTCTATGGGGAAGAACATGCAAGGGCAAAAATAACTACTAAAAGCTATTTCATTTTATGTCCAGTTAATTCATATCATATATATCTTGTAATTTTCTTAGTACAGTAAGAGTAGAGGGAGTCATGCATGACCTTAACTTTTAGCAGACAGGACAGCAGATGAGGACAGCCACAAAATTAACTCTTTAATCACCTTGAAATTATTACTTTCTGCTTAGTCATGAAAAATATGGGCATTCCGCTCTAAGAGGCTCTGGCTCAAAACCTGTGAAGGAAGTTGTAAGGCATAAGATTTGAGAAGAATAATAACCCCCTTAATAAAGGCAAATGGTAAAAAGGTACTGCATCCACTCCACTCTTCCACTTTCCTTTCTCCAACATACCCTTTTCTCCATGGGCCTGTTGCTGTCACTTCATTTTCACTATATCTTTTTAATGTCATAACCATAATTTGCATTACAAAGCATTTATGTGGTGCCAGGGTACCACAGAGTCCCTACTGTGGTGCTTAACTAGACAAACTTCATTCTTTGCCACACACATCCCATGTCAACCaacatgaaagaaacatttccttctATTATATTACTCAAAGACACAACCATTTCCTTTATTTACTTTGgaacatttactttttttttttaagaattagaCATCTAATGAAttagttatttttgtttatctAAATCAATACCTTAACTGTTTGAGGTAGGCTTGTGGGAAAGTATTTCATTTTTGGTGGGTTATTttggttggtgtttttgtttggtttgggggggtttcCTACTGAAGAAGCTCTACAGTATATTTCATGTTTGATCTTTACATGGCTAATAATTAGCATGAAAGAACTTACCTAATGTcctctggtttttcttttttctgctcatGAAAATCAGTATCTGGTGATTTAGGGTCTGAAATTTGCAGTAAGTTACCTGAAATTTAGCAGTAAACTTAGAGCAATCATGATTGAGCTATTACTTCATGTGATAAGGGAGTTGCCGGATCCAGCAGTTTTTGTGACCCAgatcttttccttgtttccagTCCATTAAAACCTGATGTGGTGCAGTTGTAGGCCCTGGAGATCCCCTACATACACTTACCAAAGGACCAAGCTGCTAgagttcccattcccaggtcAGCAAAGAGGCTTAAGGGACTTCCCAAGCAGACACATGTATACGAGCAGACACACTGCACAGCCCGATGCAGGTAGAGCACAGCTCTTGCCAGCACCTCTCTAAACACCGACAGCACTAACACAAACAAGCATATGAGTACCACACATGCTAACTTAGTCCCTTTCAGCACATGCAGGCTAGAGGGAGACTGACAGAAAATGGGCGACAAGAGGAATTAGTAAGAAAAGGGTAGACATGCCTTAAGAAAAAGCAGTGTATTGCTGGTGTAATTCAAGCACGCATGTGACCCcacattatttttctggcagaaatAATTGACTCATTCCTTGCTCTGtcatgaaataaatgaatgaatacAGACAGACTTTCTTCCTCTATGATTTGGGAATTGCTCCTGTGCAACTCCCAAGACTGCTTTACCTCCCGCTGCATGCCATCTTATTAGTTATTCTGTTGCTGTCAAACCTATTTAGATTGTACCCTCACACCACTTCAAAAACTGACATGTATTGTCACTGAAGAATAAGTTAGTTCTTAAACCAGaatttgaggaagaaaaagaaaaaaaatattaaactttcTCGAAAGGTCTTCTTATAGAAAAACCAAAGCATTCAACAAGTTTGAAAGCAGAAGAATCTGAACATTAATTTCTCTCCAAGATTCTACTACAGTTTAGCTTCAGTCCAAAAGTTCAGTTCATGACCCCATAACAAGCTGCCCTGAGCCAGATATGCCTTTTCTTACTGCTTCCCCTGCCCTCACATACAGTAGTTTTGTGTCTGCACATGTTGAAGACCCAACCCCAGAAGCTTTTCAGATAAGAATGCTTATTGAAAAAAGAACCATGGGAGGACTGATCTAATATCATgacattaaagaaataaatccagCAGTGATCAATTAGTTTGAtttacatgaatttttttttttttttttaagttgtattCCAATGCAAACACAAAGTAGTACAAAACCAAGGACACATGCAGCAGGTCCAGCAAAGCAGCTAGTACCTATAGACCTGTGAGAAGGTAAACGAGTCCAGAATATTGAGGTCATGGAATGGCTGATGTCTCATAAGGATGCCGTTGCTGACACCAGCCAAGAACTCCAAGATGCTTAGCAGAGTACAACACCCAAATACGTACATCATGGTGAAACACAACTGGTCTTCCAGCTTCTTTAGACAGCCTTCTGGATAAAGCTGCTCTACATGGTCTAAGTCTCCCTTACAGTGAGGATGCTTCTCCTTACAGCAGCTTTCAGGGACACAAGCTGGATGATACCAAGAAGAAGATGATGCCTTTAGCCAGTCTGTGTAGTTGTGGACCCCACAACACCGCAGCTTCCTCTGCATTACATCCACAGCACTGCTTCCAGGATCCTGGGAACACGTCCAATTGTGCTGGTGAACAAGGTAACCCATAGCACTTTCCAGCTGAGAAGATGTCCTAATACAGTAGGAATGTGCCAGAACTGCTGAAGACATTTCCAGGCaaagaaggagcagcagcaaataCATCAGAGTCCCTTGCTTATTGCGGGAACACTTAACAGAAATAGAGACAGCCAGAACTCCAGTAGGCAGCAATGTAAGTGCAGTTGCAAGAGCCAACCAACCAGGGAGAGACAAGTAAGACTCCGGAAATAAGTATCTGTAGTTCCTGAACAGCAGGATCACCAAAACTCCACCAAAggcctgagctgcagcagtaCCCCAGAAGATGAAGCCTAAGAACTTCAGCAGAGATCGAGCAAAGGACCTGAGATAGGTATCCTCATGGCACCACAAAGATAGCAGCCCCATCACAGCCCTAACCCTCCTCATTCTGCTTGCTCCAGCTACCTTTAACCCTCATCACCACCATTTAAGAGGCTTCCGCCCCACTTACCCAGGTGCAGCAGATGACACTTCCACCTAAAAACAATTTGCAAGAGAGCAGCTGTGATGAGACTCCTTTAGGACAAAGACTATGCCCTGCATCAGCTTAAccacatgctgctgctgcagcttgttcagcacagcctgcagaaaCCAGGAAAGTATGTGCCCAGTTTGCTGTGGAGGGTCCCTTACACTGCTGTCATTGGAGACATTTGCACTTGAaggacagctgggaaaaagcTGCACCCCTTTCATGTGTGGAAGATCAAAATGCTAAAGATCTAAAGACCTGAATAGCCAGAGTGGTAGCCAGCAGTGCTAGTCCAGATTATTTAGACTGCCCAATTCTCCAGCAGTAGCCAGTATAGCAACAAACGTGCAAGTCAGAGCCATAAACAGATGAATGGTTTAAGCAGAGCTATTCAGTAAGGAATCTCCAGATGTGATACTCACCTAGACTCATTATCCTCCTCAACACCTTTATCATTCATTCAATTCTATAAGGTCTGTAATGGTGTTTATAATATTCTGCCCTTTTTCACTCAGCAAGATTTCTCTGTAGATAGCTTCAATTACTCAAGACACCTGGATGAGAAATCCCCGCCATTTCACACTTGTACCCCTCAGCTTGCATTACCAGTGATTTGGCTGACTGCTGTAATGACTGAATACAAGCAGCAGTAAGTGACATATTAACTTTTCCTTGTGTGTAAAGAAACTGAATTACACACCAGCTAAATCATTTCACAACAATAACAAAGGGAATTGATGCCACTTATCAGCattatcagaagaaaattattgcTCAAACTTGTGGTACACATGAGCCATGCAGGATGGGAAACCTGCATAAATCTTGCCACAGATGCCAGGAAGGCAGATCCCAAGTCCAGCAGTGATTCCCTAATCATCCTGATGAATTCCCTTAACATCTCTTCCATTTCTCGAGACATAGAGCAAGACTAATGCAACATACATACTTAAGGGAGAATACAGAGAGATGATcctcattttcagaaacatgaGCACCTGCAAACCTGGCagaaaatcagaataatttGGTACTCAGATCCCTGGAACTCTGTTAAAGTCTCAGAAAAGCTGATGATCCCACATCTGTCAGACATTTAACAAAATTTTATTGCTGGTGTATACACCGTGCATACACAGATGTTGGGCGGATTCCCAACAAAATCTCTTTCTATATGCTGTACAAACAAGTTATTAAGGCTAATTAtttttggaatgagatgaatggcttttattatttttaatcttttcattaACAGTAATTAGCATGCAGTGATTAACTTGTTAAATCTtaacaaaattattctttcaaaGCTACTCCTGAATGtgtcttctttctctgaagTCTGTGTCTACCCTCTCTCCTGTTCAGACTGCTGCTACCCCCCAGCCCTCttgctgtgttggttttgcttcCATTAACTCATTCTGTTgaatgcttttttctctgatttctgtcTTCTGCATCAGCGAGACAGAGAAGGCGGGCAACAGAGTTCCCCTCACATCTGTACACACATGGAAGCTACACTGATTTGTttccacagagcagaaaaaaataatcagaaaagtGTGAGGAAACATATCAGAAACACATCAGAAAATACTGTGAGGAGG
This sequence is a window from Corvus moneduloides isolate bCorMon1 chromosome Z, bCorMon1.pri, whole genome shotgun sequence. Protein-coding genes within it:
- the LOC116438264 gene encoding tetraspanin-3-like: MDIHAGASTQDHYLYGGKLPQTVAGASRMRRVRAVMGLLSLWCHEDTYLRSFARSLLKFLGFIFWGTAAAQAFGGVLVILLFRNYRYLFPESYLSLPGWLALATALTLLPTGVLAVSISVKCSRNKQGTLMYLLLLLLCLEMSSAVLAHSYCIRTSSQLESAMGYLVHQHNWTCSQDPGSSAVDVMQRKLRCCGVHNYTDWLKASSSSWYHPACVPESCCKEKHPHCKGDLDHVEQLYPEGCLKKLEDQLCFTMMYVFGCCTLLSILEFLAGVSNGILMRHQPFHDLNILDSFTFSQVYRY